Below is a window of Humulus lupulus chromosome 2, drHumLupu1.1, whole genome shotgun sequence DNA.
gcaaaattgtttatggatttttctatcaaagatattcatttttcatctattattgattgttaaagcatattacacttagtttttcattatgcaaaaatatgatattctttgattaaatgtttttcattaaattgttcacatctaattcttagagcataagtatcatattttgcctaaacataatctctttgattctttgtagtttcattaggttgtaacacaactaatgcttagaaattatatcttatataagtgaagaaaaatcctacatttttttaaagtaacttgtgcttgaatagaaaatgtattttgaaaaaagtatagtgtgatttacttcaactatatctaaacttgggaatcaatatacttataaatactattgaacttgtattttgtggattctaatatcttaataatcttattttacatatctcatttgaaaaccatttttctatttaatcttaaatctttttattacttgtcttttatttttctaaaacaaaatctcatcaaatatttggaactaggttagaatattcttgctttgtttgaaatagtttcttttgatgttaatcaactcccatgggttcgacctcgtacttacataaacattatattccgaaacgattcgtgcacttgcgagtttaaatattaaaacaccctctttagGGATCAACATGAGTATTGCTAATGGGAGAGAAGgtacaaaataaagaaatgaatTTAGGAGGTAATTGGCTGTAGATGTACTTTTTAGTTAGTAAAAAATAgatgaaaattttaaaataattaattaattccatTAGTTCTACCAATTTTATTATTGGTTAGATTGGAAAGTGTACACAAAGTTGAGACAGAGAATTTTTTTTTGCAtgaaaatacaaaaattaaaatctcataaaaattattaacatAATTCACTCCCGCAGTTTGTGTAAATTTTTAGAATCTCATGATCAAActattatgaaaattacccaataaATAACAATAACACACAAagtaaaagaataataaatttattagtaaatttgaagcatatatattcatataatttgTTTTGTTACCCTTAAATATTTAAGTAAAATTTTTAGATGCAAAAATACATAGCGTTACTCTTCTAGTAAGGACGTTGGTCTTTTGATTGTTGAGTGTGTCAAGAGGTAAACATAACAACACCCAATTATGTAGGAAAAATTTGAGGGATAAATACTTATGTAGTTCATTTTcattagaaataatttttttagattttcattgattaattaaaattgcaacaaaatttatataaaatatgacttttacaacaaataaaaaaatttagtaaCTTAAATGCAACATTTCAGACAACATACTTACTTTTGTCGCAAAAAAATTACTTAATAGCTTAAGTGTAATTTCTTAAACCACTTATTGAATTTCACTACAAAAGAATGGAACATTTTAAACTACTTAATTTTTGCTCTAAATTTCCCATTCAGGATATAAGATTTTTTTCAACTAATTTTGTATTTAAGCGACTTTTTCTTTCCAAGGACTAAATGTTAAATAATTAGAAAAGTATGGGCAAgaatttaaattaaaacaaaaacaactaaagTCCCGCTTATTTTTGTGTGCTCTCAAATCTGAATTGAATTCTCTCAGTAGCTTAATCCCTTTACAGAAGAAACCATGGCTATCGACCCAGAATCCAAAGCAGCCACTGCTCTACACGACCCTCTCTTGCCATGGCTCAggtaatttcttcttcttcttcttcgtctctCTATTTTCATACTCAGACTCGTGAGTTCCGAATGTTGTTAAAATCCAGGTCGATAAGGAAAGCCCTTGAAGATTTGAAATCGGGGAACGATTCCTGCTTGGAACTCAGCAAGCTTGTTTCCGATTGTATCAAAATGTTCAAAGACAACGCTCAGTACCGAGACGACATCAGATTCCTCAAGATTTGGTTCCTCCATGTATTTGATTACACCTTCTGTTTCATTAATTGTTGTTTCGATTTCTTGGTTTCGCTACTATTTTCTAGAAATTTCGTGGGTGATAATTAGCTTATACACAAATGTGTATGTATACGTGTGTGTGTCAAAGTTTCATTTTGTTCAATTAGGTATAATTATACAAGGATTTGACATGTATTTGTGCCATTATaccaatttttttcttctttaaaatTTTTTAGTTAATAAATGATGGGACTGCTTGTTTTTTGCTCTTAAATAGGTAGTTCTTATGGTTTCTTGAAATAGTTTGTTCTTTTGGCTTTGTAGATCGGATTTTGTAAAGATTATGCTAGCATTTTCACTGAAATGCTGGAGAAGAAGATATGCATTGGCCAATCTTTGCTGTATGTGTGGTATGcctcatatattgaatcgaaagGGAAGTTGTACGAGGCGCAGATGGTTTATCAGATGGGAATTATGAGGTCTCGTTTGCTCTTATGTGTTTTTTATTCATTTGTATACCCTTTGTATCACTTACAAATTTAGTGGTCTTTCCACAAGTGTTCTACTTCTATTTTCAACAAGGCTTATGCAGTATAATGGTGTTATTATGCTACTAGGAATGCTGAACCAATTGAATGGTTGAAGAAAGCACAGGCCTTATTTCTTGATAGGATGTCTAACTTGGTCAATGATTCTTCACTTGAGAAGGTAATTCAGTTCTTATCTATGTATAAGAGACATGTGAACAGAAAAAAAGAGTAAATTAAAGATACAAAGAGGTCTTCTTAGATAGTAAGCAACTCTATCATGGTTAATAGTGAACTAACGTAGAACTTGTTTTTGAAATGAAATAAGCAACTCTATCATGGTGGTTGATAATTTTATGCGGTTTGTTGCAGATTGATGGTGGTCAATCCATTCAGTCCGAAGAAAGTCATATCAATCCGTGGTCAAGCTCCATTATAAAAGACCTGTTAACGAGGACAAATCGTCAGATTGTGAACTTTGATGTGAGATAGTTCAATTGATATATATGTCTTTTGCACAAATTTGAACTGCttattaatttattagttttacaACTATGCTATATGTTTTAGGGATACCGTTCAAGTAATAAAGCTTACCCAGGAAAAGACGCTATCTCTCAgcaaagtttttcaagaaataaaatcaTTGACATAGGTGATTTCCTTTATTcagttttttttaacaaatatGTAGATACGACTGAGATTATTCTTTAGAGATATTATACTAAATGGCCCCCAATAGTAGTTTTTAATTGCAATCATTCCTGATCCACATAGATTTTGTCCTGACACCAATTTAACAAGTCTCTACCTTTTATCCTGAGCTCTAGGCCCAAGTTTTGTTGACTCATGTCCGTTTAGGAGCTAACATTTTGTTTCTTATTGTCCGTATTGCGAAATTCACAGGAGGAAGGAAGTATCAGATCAAGGGTCGTGCAGGTCAGGGTGGTTTTGCTCAAGTCTATAAAGCATGTGTCAATTCTAATCCTGATGAAATAGTTGCATTAAAGGTAATTTGTTGCgtgttttttatatataaaaattgacTCCTTGTCTAATCTTACAATATTTGAGAAACAAGAAACTATAACAATTGTTACGTAGGTACCTAACAGAAATTTAAACTTCAGACTTTTTGAGAACAATTTATATTCTACCTTTTGAGCAACCCGTATGCTTTGTCTCGTTATTTATAGTGTTGTGAAAATTTCTTTAACATGAAACACACTATTCAAACCAGAAAATTGCACAAGGAAATTTAAATTAGAACACAAGATATATGAGGTTAGGCTAGTAAAGCCTACTGTCTTGGGAAGTATTTTCACTATCACAAAAATCCAATATAACCATATGAGCTTCTCCTCCATGAATTCTTTGTCTCAACTCTTTTTTACCCATTACAAGTTTTTTCTAAACCCTTGTTCTTCTCTAAGTGCTTACACTCTTTCTTGGACTTTCTGTATTTCACTCAATGAAGCAATTGTATCAAATACTTTTTCCCAACTCTAACTATTGCATTATATAGAACCAATGCATTAGTCTATATTAAAACTCCTCATCCAATCATAATATAAAAGAGTATAACAACCTCAACTGAACAAGTAGATTTTAGAATCAGTTATGTCTTAAACTGATTTAACAATTTCTTACTACATCTTTGACTGGCACTGCGGTGCAACTTTCTTCCTTCCCTGGGTTTCAATCGGCCGACAGCGCCTTGGCACTGGCTTATAAGAGATTGTTTTTTGATATCGGTGCTACGACACTAGAAACTGGCGTCATGGTGCTGACTTTCTGTTTTTGAACTGTAAATTTTAAATTTGAGAGACACCTTTACTTATATTGATTATAATATTTCCTACAGATACAGAAGCCTGCTTTCCCTTGGGAGTTCTACATGTATCGTCAACTTGATCAACGAATCTCGGCTGAGGAAGTATGTCATTCCCGTGTTTCTCGTTTTCGTTTGTATACACGCTGGTTCTCTGTATTTTAACTAATTTGTAAATCTCATGTTATCAGAGGTCAAAATTTGGGTTTGCTGAGAGACTGCATGTTTATTCTGACTGTAGCATACTTGTTTGTGATTACCTAGCCAATGGGACACTTCAGGTGGGTTTATCGTACCGTACGTTATATCTATTAAGTATCATGAATAGTTTATATTATAACTATGCTGATATGAAATTCTTGTATAGGATGCTATAAATTCGTACGTGGTCATTGGCAAGTCCATGGAAGAGGTGTTATGCATGTACTACACCATAGAGATGCTTCACATGCTGGAAACTCTGCACGGTGTTGGTATCATTCATGGTGATTTCAAGCCTGATAATTTGCTTATTCGTTATTCCAGGTAACAAGCTTTTCATTGTTTAGTATGAAACGTGTTGTTGTGCGGTAATGTCCAAAATAACTTAATTAATAAACAGAGTGGAATTGTAGAAACTGATAACGATAATTTTTTGTTCAGTTCTACCCTTATCTGCGTTCACACGTGAATCAATTTCGGAGCTCTAATTTTCAACAAATTTAGTGCAGAAATTTCACATGATTATGTTGATCGTGGGCTATGAAATTCTGAAGAGCATTATCAATAACCATATTAGCAAATTCTTTTTGGTGTTTCAGCATTTGCATAACCATAACTGCTAAAACTTTTGTTCATGGAAGTAAATTAAAAAGTGAATGCTGATAAAATTTTCTGCTGAACCAAATATCATTGTGTTTGATAAGAGATGGTAATGTTATAATACCACTACACTATTACTGACGTACTTTTGGAAAAATTATGTTTCCTGATTAAATGCTTAAATGTTAAAAAGTATACTGCTTCTATAAGTAACAATGTAGTTGCTGTTTGGTATCTattcaaaaaatagttttttatttaattaattaaaaatttgacaattaaacatagaatttggtaactctatttttatttcttatttttttaaattttaaacaaaatttattaaattttaaaaatagaaaattttcactttcaaaatttttttaaattgttttcaacttttaatttttttttcttctcttcttcaaatcactacctcattttatattgctaaacaaaacataaaaataaaaattatcaaatgaattatttattttttatttttaaaaacaaaaaacaaaaatagttatcaaacatatttttatttttttaaaataaaaaacaaaaataaaaataatatttctatttttgtgtttaaaatattcaaaaacaaaaattttaccaaacacagcCCTAATTAATGCCAAAACTTAGGTAGTTGAGTGTGTTATATTTATAAATGTTGCTTTCATGGTTTGTACGTTGACCTAGCCTATATGGTAAGTATATTTGGAGGGAAATTACTTCTGATATTTAACATGAGTATGTGTAGTTCACTGGTTTATAAGACCTTTTAGTCAGAAAGTGTCTTTCAGAGTTTGATATCTAATGACAACAATCACATGACCCCTCTGCAGGGATGACCTAGTAGAAGATGATTTTCGAGACCGAAATGGTTCTTGGCGTCATCAGGTTTACTCTGGCAGCATCTTACACTACTATCTGgttgtatttgttttttttttttaataataattaataagaaTATTCTTGCAGGGTCTTTGCCTTGTTGACTGGGGAAGAGGAATAGATCTAACGCTTTTTCCTGACGATATAGAATTCAACGGAGACTGCAGGACTTCTGGCTTCCGTTGTATAGAAATGCAACAGAACAAACCTTGGAAATTTCAGGCTAGTTTAAGACTTTTCTATCCCTTATATATACACCGTAGACTAGATTATATAGACTAATTAGATAGTAGTCTCTCTGCCACTTTTCACCAGGTTGACATATATGGCTTCTGTGTTATTATCCATATGATGCTACATAATTCTTATATGGAGATTCAAGAGAAACCTTCACCAGATGGTGGTCACATTTATCTACCCAAGGCACCTTTTAAAAGGTATTCCATCCATTTCTGTAGTTTTGGACCGTTCCATATGCTCTGGACTCTTGAGCTCTGTTAATTGTTGAAGTTTTGTGTCAATTCTCAAATAttgtcttctctctctctctctcctatcATTTAACTTTGTTTATGTTCTGACTTCATTTGTTGCATATCCAGATATTGGAATGTTGATCTTTGGAAGAATCTCTTCACAAAACTGCTCAATAGTTCCCATGGCAACAACGACAAGAGCTTGTTAAAAGAATTAAGAGAGTCCTTCGAGGATTACATGTGCTCAAACCCTTCTCTCATAAAGAAACTAAAGGAATTGCTATTGAAGCAAAAAGCTTCCTTGTGTTCTGCTTAGTTCCTCATCTTCTCACTGTTGATtgtatttgtgtttatttttaacTAAAAATACCCTTAAAAGGGTAAGCTTTATTGTATAGATAATATAATAGAGTTACTTCAAAAATCTTGTGCTGTTGTTCCATCCCAGCTACGAACCCCTCGTGTATGTATTCGTATTCGGAAAACAACGTTGCACGAGTAAGAAACATAAATAATATGTAAACTATTGTAGTTATATAATTGACCAAGAGAGTTATGTTTTTACATGTCACTTGGAAAAATTGTGGTCCATTTCTTATAAATGCTAAATTGAAAGAcgtatcagaaaaagaaaagcaaACTATGACTTCGGAATGTAAGAGCATCTAAATAAAACATGTGCCACTGTTGTTGCTAAAATAAACGAAGATGAAAGGAGCAAATTCGTCATTCATGCAATCCAATCCCTGCCCCGATGGAGCTCCCAATAGTCTCTCCCATCTTGGTCTGTTTCATCTCCAAAATGGCATAGAGGAACAGGTGCGTCTTTCAGCTTAAACCCTTGCTACAGTCAACGTTGATTTACTTCAGAAGTTTTATATTTTCTCACTTTGCATTCTTATCTACTAGTTGTTTGATTGCTAAGAAAAGTTAACccagttgtttttttttttattattattttttttaatcttcttAGAGCACTGTGATTAGAACTATCTatgctttatttatttttttccgtCCCTCCCATTTGGTTTGGGAGAGGAGTGAACTAATTAAGTACTTGAATGCTACAAACTTAAGAACAAATTGACAAATTACTTAAATAGTTTTACAATACCCTGTTGTTGTGCTGGAGCACGGTAGTGTTCTATTCTCCTTGAAAGAGAGTTTCGTCTTCGATAGATAGGAATAGGGATGTGCATGTTACAGTTGACAACTACAACAAGGGCCATCTCTTTTAAGCACTATTTATGTTATTGTTGTGTTATACTTTGATTAGTCTTTGCTTTTATGTACGTGAAGAAACTCAGCTACAGAGGTTCTGTTTCCATTAATGGCGTGTAGGAAATTAGAAGTATGTTGGAGTGCACTAAAGCCAAGTAGCTCAAGGTCACTGCATAATGTATAAAGTTTGTCTAAGCAAGTACGTTGTTTCCACTCAATCTATGTATATGCGTGCTTTGTGTATTGTTTGCACTAAGTAGTACGTATCTCACCCTAAATTTAGCCTTTTCTCCATTTCTGGAATTGTTCAAAACTACCCAGAAAGAACTTCCTGAAAACAAATTACAAGATGAATAAGATCATGTTCTTTCTCTTCAGGTCAGTGCTTGGGTTATGATATGACCAATAGTCCAATAGTATGGACAAGGGTTCGCAACATCCATCAGTGTTAGAAGATGCATAGGCAATCTGATCTCATTTCTTGTCATTCTTATGTTTGACTAGGTAATCAATGATTGCTTTGCCCGAACTGTGAAAGTTGAAGTCTACCTTTCCCTTTGAAGAGGAAACACTGCTGATATCATTGCAAATGTCACTCGTGAGTACGGGTGTTCATTGATCACAACCGATTCAATCTAATTAACTTATTTTAATTGATTCGATCCAATTATTCATTGAATTATATTGGTTTTATTTATTGGATGTATCCCTTAATTATGTATTTGATCGGATTGGATCCATCCAATCTTTATGagcatttatttaatttaatttgttcaaataattcataatattataaatataaaaactaaTTTGTTCAAAATTATACAACACCGTACAAATATAACATCAATTATATGCATaattctaaataaataaatatattttaaaaatacatatataattgaATCGATTCGATTTTATTAGATTTTTGCATATATATTCCAACAACCGATCTGATACAATTTGGATCTTTAAATTCTGATCCGATCCAATCATAATTGAATATCCAATTTTCAACGGTCAGTTCTAATTTGCACAGCTGAGGTCATTACCGTTCTTATTAATTCTACTTGGTAATTAAGTTTTAAGCATGAATATTCATTCTTCTGGTATCTTAATCATATTGTACTATAGTTCTAATAGAAGTATCAAGACAAGCAGTTGCTGCTGCTAGTTATTAACAAacattatttcatttttattttctagTTGCTTTGGAGCTTTTTCAGTTTGCACACATTATATATGCAAGCTTTTCTGGTTTTAGGACTGTATTAATCCATGACAAGCTTTTGAATTAGATGGTATAAGATAACTATACAAAATTATCATAATAATTACAACAAAAACGTACAAATAATATTATACCATAAAAAGAAGATTTCTTACAAAATTAATGGATATCTTAATTTGTAACTCATATACAATACCTGATTATCTAATTAATTGAGTATAAGacgtttaaaaatattttttagtttatatatAGACTGCTACGCACCAGTTTTTACTTTATTTATAAACATAGTATCTCTTATATATTATTAAGAGTACTCCCAATGGATGCTCTACTCCATTATTTAAAATACCTCtccaaaatacatatttttctattttacctcttaGTTTTACATTATACTATACATCAGTTTgtgtatatatttctctacataatttaaatattatatctttaaacatattttattaattaaaataaaataaaataattgaaaaagaaaaaagaaataataaatatatactaaataggaTAGaaaaagcttataaagaaaaataataatattaaaatattatataaaagatacgtaaatattatgtaaatgtatatatggattaattggagtttgtgcatagcttttataaatatatgtataaaagagCTCATGGAaaatgtttttgtgagttttagttaaatattataaagaaagtgtattacaaaatacatcaccaaaacatataattttataatttatctcaaacttttacattataccatacaccaatttctctattttttctataaatcatttaaatattatatttttttaaaaatattttattcattttaagaaattaaataattaaatataatagtatctgtaacgacccaaattcgctaataaggcttaagggccttgattagtgtgctgggagggcataaatggaattggagtgaatattattgacttaaatatgtgaatatgtgattaataatgattatgtgataattaatgatattatgtgatagtatgatatatatgtgataaatgtgagaaccacattattatgtgggcaggttcttagagcgcaactcgagacgatcctagggtcagatagcgggaaaagtcacaacgggacttaagatatgactttggacaagtcaggggtactttaggtatcgggtagtgatttggactatcgggttatgaaaataaatatatggagatatatttgaggttaggatgtctagccgggaatattgggggattttagcattttggcctcggggacagtttcggcaccccgagctttggggaTTAACTTAGTGAGTAAGACAAAATTTATGAAACCCGTAGAAGAAAACTAAACCGACCTTATTCTTCCCTCAGCTATtcactcaactctctctctctcaaggaaagtaAGGGGAAGCTAATTAGAGAAAATCACATTAGCAAAACAAGAAAAAATTAGGGGAAATTGTTGGGAATTGAGTGGGAATCTCTGAGGCTTAGCTCAAGACTTACTCAGGGGAAACAAATCAAGCTAAGGTAAGGATTAAACCCTATGTCTTCTGAAGTTTAACCTTgagttttcagctgggtattgaggtgctTGTGCCACTAATGTTTAGGGAGGAATTTGAGCTGGAAAGCTTTGGGAACTAGCTGGGTTTTGAACAGAGAAAGGATCCAACTGAAGAGGTAAGATTTAATTTATGAATTAGAGGTTTGAGTGTGAGTTTTGACTGATTAAAATTGGGTGTTCAAGTTCTTAGAGTTTCAAGGGTTGAAAGTGAGTTTTCTATGGTTTATTGAGCTAAATTTCAGTTGAATTGTGTAGCATGAGTTATGgatatgttgggtgttgaagtagggagcttaggggtggttttggctgaggttttgagctttaaaatgatgggttttctgggcacgaaggggagggccgtggctctgttctagagcgctgtggccctaggttgaagaaaagccaaggaggctcgaccAAGGGTGGGCGCCgtggcgcccaaagcaagggccgcgacacGTGTCTTTGTCCAGGAtagccttggttctgttttgaggctagggccgcggctaagcttcaagggccgcagcccttggttgtgcacatgaacttttgagggttttaggcataggaatgtggtctagtatgctcgggatcgggattggtttcaccaccgtgcttggtggaattcggattcccggaagttagctttgtaaccagaaacctatatttgaatattaatggaaccctatactttggttgtgactaggtgataaaggcttaggcttgggaacaaatcgtgcttgaggggcgttgctcgtaactcaataactgtaaagattaaaggtaagaaaactgcacctggttgaatatatgtgacgagactaagggttccctattgtaaaggcttgaaatgatggtattatgcca
It encodes the following:
- the LOC133817464 gene encoding mitotic checkpoint serine/threonine-protein kinase BUB1 — its product is MAIDPESKAATALHDPLLPWLRSIRKALEDLKSGNDSCLELSKLVSDCIKMFKDNAQYRDDIRFLKIWFLHIGFCKDYASIFTEMLEKKICIGQSLLYVWYASYIESKGKLYEAQMVYQMGIMRNAEPIEWLKKAQALFLDRMSNLVNDSSLEKIDGGQSIQSEESHINPWSSSIIKDLLTRTNRQIVNFDGYRSSNKAYPGKDAISQQSFSRNKIIDIGGRKYQIKGRAGQGGFAQVYKACVNSNPDEIVALKIQKPAFPWEFYMYRQLDQRISAEERSKFGFAERLHVYSDCSILVCDYLANGTLQDAINSYVVIGKSMEEVLCMYYTIEMLHMLETLHGVGIIHGDFKPDNLLIRYSRDDLVEDDFRDRNGSWRHQGLCLVDWGRGIDLTLFPDDIEFNGDCRTSGFRCIEMQQNKPWKFQVDIYGFCVIIHMMLHNSYMEIQEKPSPDGGHIYLPKAPFKRYWNVDLWKNLFTKLLNSSHGNNDKSLLKELRESFEDYMCSNPSLIKKLKELLLKQKASLCSA